One stretch of Oncorhynchus masou masou isolate Uvic2021 chromosome 9, UVic_Omas_1.1, whole genome shotgun sequence DNA includes these proteins:
- the LOC135546113 gene encoding G-protein coupled receptor 4-like — MEKQMDKTNFNLTCVTISNSPISDFLMGIYILAFILGLAFNLLTLGPIVQQVRSQNTLGVFLLNLSLSDLLYIFTMPLWINYYHRDHHWSLGSLSCSVAGFFYYSNMYLSIYLLCCISVDRCLAVTYPLRTKAFRSARYAWVLCLVVCVTVMSGHGLVLFKDNLQDAHDDTQDRCYETYPMPQPVAMFNLLRVGIGFLLPLLVLGLCYWRIMGQVKQSEGLGEQAKRKVRLLSFGVIGIFSVCFAPYHLLLLTRSLAYYHMDEKMYCQFEQKMHFPFSFTLALSSLNSVVDPVLYVLVSNGVREDMRLCFCGNRQGQRERESPLSTEPWNIQA; from the coding sequence ATGGAGAAACAGATGGATAAAACAAACTTCAACTTGACTTGCGTGACCATCTCTAATAGCCCTATCAGTGACTTCCTGATGGGCATCTACATCCTGGCCTTTATCCTGGGCTTGGCCTTTAACCTATTGACCCTTGGCCCCATCGTCCAGCAGGTCCGCAGCCAGAACACCCTGGGGGTATTCCTGCTCAACCTGTCCCTCTCTGACCTACTCTATATCTTTACCATGCCTCTCTGGATCAACTACTACCACCGGGACCACCACTGGAGCCTGGGCAGCCTCTCCTGCAGCGTGGCCGGCTTCTTTTACTACTCCAACATGTACCTTAGCATCTACCTGCTGTGCTGCATCTCTGTGGACCGCTGCCTGGCCGTCACCTACCCCCTGAGGACCAAAGCCTTCCGCAGCGCGCGCTATGCCTGGGTGCTTTGTCTGGTCGTGTGCGTGACTGTCATGTCCGGACACGGCCTGGTGCTCTTCAAGGACAACCTGCAGGATGCCCACGACGACACGCAGGACCGCTGCTACGAGACCTACCCCATGCCGCAGCCCGTGGCCATGTTCAACCTGCTGCGGGTGGGCATCGGCTTCCTGCTGCCCCTGctggtgttggggctgtgttaCTGGAGGATCATGGGCCAGGTGAAGCAGAGCGAGGGGCTGGGGGAGCAGGCTAAGAGGAAGGTACGGCTGCTGTCCTTCGGGGTGATCGGGATTTTCTCTGTGTGTTTCGCCCCCTACCACCTCCTCCTGCTGACCCGCTCCCTGGCCTACTACCACATGGACGAAAAGATGTACTGTCAGTTTGAGCAGAAAATGCACTTCCCTTTCTCGTTCACGCTGGCCCTATCCAGCCTGAACAGTGTGGTGGACCCAGTCCTGTATGTGCTGGTCAGTAACGGGGTGAGGGAGGACATGAGACTGTGCTTCTGTGGGAACAGACagggtcagagggagagagagagtcccctCTCCACTGAACCATGGAACATACAAGCCTGA